ATGGGGCTGCCGTCCGCGAAGCGGATGCCGCTGCGCAGCACGAGGCGCATGCTCTTGCCGTCGCCGGAGACGACGTAGGTGGAGGCGAGGCCGGGCCGGACGCTCTTGCCGTCGTCGGTGGGCTGCAGCAGGGTGTCGTAGAGGTTCGTGAGGATCCAGATGTCGAGGTTCGCGTCGTTCAGGACCGGGTCGAGGAACAGAGAGTCGGCGTAGCGGCCGTAGGTCAGCTGTCCTCCCCGGGTGACGGCCTGGCTCTGCCCGAGACTCAGGGCGGCCAGCAGGGTGAGCGCGGCGCGGACGGTGGACGGGCGGACAATGCTTCCTCGATTCATAGGTGAACCTCCACGAAACAGTCGCTAAATTGTTCTATAACGATAGAACACTTATGAGCGGAAGGTCAAGGGAGAGTCAGCCGGGCAGCCGGACCATGAATCGACGCCGGACCGGCCCGGTTCCTCACCGCCCTTCCCGGGCGCCGGCACGACGGCTCCGGACCTCGTCTCTAGACGACCGGTCTAATCAGATGTATGCTGGGGGCGTGACTGGCTCAGCATCCCGAACCCAGACCCGTCAGCACCTGCTGGATGTCGGCCGGACCCTCATCCTGCAGCGGGGATACGGTGGCGTGGGCCTCAAGGAACTGCTCGACGAGAGCGGCGTCCCGAAAGGCTCCTTCTACCACTACTTCGCCTCGAAGGAAGCCTTCGGCGTCACGCTGCTCGAAACGTACTTCCAGGAGTACGAGACGCGCCTGCAGGCCCTCTTCGTCCAGCCGACCGGCGCCCTCGACCGCCTGATGCGCTTCTGGCAGGCGTGGCTCGACCACGTCGACGCGAGCGGCATCGCTCACCGCTGCCTGGTCGTGAAACTCGCCGCCGAGATCGCCGACCTCTCGGACCCCATGCGCGAGGTCGTGCACGCGGGCACCACCCGCCTGATCGAACGGGTCGCGGCCGTCATCGCCGAGGGCCAGCAGGACGGCACCGTGAACGCCGCCATGCCCCCCCTGCCGCTGTCCCGCACCCTGTACGGGCAGTGGATCGGCGCGGCCGTGCTCGCCAAGGTCGACCGCAACCCCGCTGCACTGCAGGACGCGCTCACCATCACCCGCCACATGCTCACGCCCCAAGGAGGCACCCCATGAAGATCTTCTACAAGACCCGCGCCACCGCCACCGGCGGCCGTTCCGGCCGCACCGCCCTCGACGACGGCAGCCTCGCCTTCGACCTCGCCGTGCCCGGCAGCAGCAAACCCGGCGCGAACCCCGAACAGCTGTTCGCACTCGGGTACGCCGCCTGCTTCGACAACGCCATGCAGGGCGTCGCCAAGGAAATGAAACTCGGGGCCTTCGAGACGAGCACCTCCGCGCAGGTCGGCATCGGCCAGCGCGCCGAGGGCGGCTACGCGCTCGACATCGACCTGTACGTCACCCTGAACGGCCTGGACGAGGCGACCGCCCAGAAGCTCGTGGAGGCGACGCACCAGGTCTGCCCGTACTCCAACGCCACGCGCGGCAACGTCGACGTCCGCCTGCACGTCACGGTGGCCTGACATGAAGACCCTGACCTACCACGCCTTCGGTGAACCGCAGGACGTGCTGGCCGTGCACGACGCGCCCACCCCCGAGCCCGCCGAGGGCCAGGTGCGCGTCCGCACCACCCTGTCCGCCATCCACAACCACGACCTGTGGACGGTGCGCGGCACGTACGGGTACCGCCCGACCCTGCCCGCCATCGGCGGCACCGAGGCCGTCGGCGTGATCGACGCGGTCGGCGCGGGCGTCGACGCGGCCCTGATAGGCCGCCGCGTGACCACCGCCGCCGGACGCGGCACGTGGGCCGAAGCGTTCCTGGCACCCGCCAGCGCTGTCATCCCACTGCCCGGGGAGATCACGGACGAGGCCGGCGCGCAGCTGATGGCCATGCCGTTCAGCGCCCTCGCACTGCTCGAAACCCTGAACGTGCAGCCGGGCGACTGGATCATCCAGAACGCCGCGAACGGCGCGGTCGGCCGCACCCTGGCCCTGCTGGGCCACGCGCGCGGCGTGAACGTCATCAACCTCGTGCGCCGCCAGGACGGCGTGACGGACCTCGCAGCCCAGGGCATCCAGTACACCTTCGCCACCGACACCGACCACTGGAAGGACGACGTGAAGGCCCTCGTCGGGGACGCCCCCATCCGCGCGGCCGTCGACTCCATCGGCGGGACCGCGTCCGGCGACCTCGCGCAGCTGCTCGGCATGGACGGCGTGCTGGTGTCCTTCGGGTCCATGAAGGGCGAAGCGATGCAGATCTCCTCCGGCGACGTGATCTTCAAGCACCTGACCGTCAAGGGCTTCTGGGGCAGCCGCATCATCGGCGACATGGCCCCCGAG
The window above is part of the Deinococcus aquiradiocola genome. Proteins encoded here:
- a CDS encoding TetR/AcrR family transcriptional regulator — protein: MTGSASRTQTRQHLLDVGRTLILQRGYGGVGLKELLDESGVPKGSFYHYFASKEAFGVTLLETYFQEYETRLQALFVQPTGALDRLMRFWQAWLDHVDASGIAHRCLVVKLAAEIADLSDPMREVVHAGTTRLIERVAAVIAEGQQDGTVNAAMPPLPLSRTLYGQWIGAAVLAKVDRNPAALQDALTITRHMLTPQGGTP
- a CDS encoding organic hydroperoxide resistance protein, which translates into the protein MKIFYKTRATATGGRSGRTALDDGSLAFDLAVPGSSKPGANPEQLFALGYAACFDNAMQGVAKEMKLGAFETSTSAQVGIGQRAEGGYALDIDLYVTLNGLDEATAQKLVEATHQVCPYSNATRGNVDVRLHVTVA
- a CDS encoding zinc-binding dehydrogenase → MKTLTYHAFGEPQDVLAVHDAPTPEPAEGQVRVRTTLSAIHNHDLWTVRGTYGYRPTLPAIGGTEAVGVIDAVGAGVDAALIGRRVTTAAGRGTWAEAFLAPASAVIPLPGEITDEAGAQLMAMPFSALALLETLNVQPGDWIIQNAANGAVGRTLALLGHARGVNVINLVRRQDGVTDLAAQGIQYTFATDTDHWKDDVKALVGDAPIRAAVDSIGGTASGDLAQLLGMDGVLVSFGSMKGEAMQISSGDVIFKHLTVKGFWGSRIIGDMAPEERARLTRELVTLVASGDLPLPVAGTYALTDIRDAVGASLTPGKTGKVLLKP